The proteins below come from a single Mya arenaria isolate MELC-2E11 chromosome 6, ASM2691426v1 genomic window:
- the LOC128237721 gene encoding uncharacterized protein LOC128237721 — protein sequence MAKLKSSLLKHAPIVKVVFSVHVRRTDKLKGEAEFHALEEYMNHVADWLETLSLRGPAVSPASKNEGLLREEIDGPGKRAGHETTLSDRFISLFLCLQTPRVKAEPEDYIIPDISKLKHMSEQSLMQIYWKYINRLQVLCKDIIRVGSLNDGGKEICIDEPYKPKTPCLVYSFGINNQFDFDKDINRLFGCDVYCFDPSMERDSFRVADKIWFYNWGLGGENFINDNGWTIKTLDVIRKELKQTNRPIDVLKIDIEGDEWYTIQQMVSSGALNDVKQISMETHYMPGGKGNHSLSAAEQLYFLRQLYDNGFRIYMRERNLCCTKLWPGFNHNISTVNEISLIKLAQ from the exons ATGGCCAAGCTTAAATCATCACTCCTGAAACATGCTCCAATTGTTAAAGTTGTTTTCAGTGTTCACGTTAGACGAACGGACAAGCTTAAAGGGGAGGCTGAATTCCATGCATTAGAAGAATACATGAATCATGTGGCTGATTG gttGGAGACGTTATCATTACGAGGTCCGGCCGTCAGTCCAGCTTCAAAGAACGAGGGTTTATTGCGGGAAGAAATAGACGGACCGGGAAAGAGGGCTGG ACATGAAACAACGCTGAGCGACCGTTTCATATCGTTGTTCCTTTGTTTACAGACGCCGAGGGTGAAAGCAGAACCGGAGGATTACATTATCCCCGATATTTCAAAGCTGAAACACATGTCGGAACAAAGTTTGATGCAAATATACTGGAA gTACATCAACAGACTGCAAGTGCTGTGTAAAGATATTATTCGAGTTGGAAGTCTAAACGATGGAGGAAAAGAAATATGTATTGATGAACCATACAAACCGAAGACCCCATGTCTCGTGTACTCGTTTGG aataaaTAACCAATTTGACTTCGACAAAGACATCAACAGACTGTTTGGGTGCGATGTATACTGCTTCGATCCCAG TATGGAAAGGGACAGTTTTCGGGTGGCAGACAAAATTTGGTTCTACAACTGGGGCCTGGGCGGTGAAAACTTTATTAATGACAATGGTTGGACGATAAAAACATTGGACGTCATCCGAAAGGAGCTGAAACAAACCAAT AGGCCAATTGACGTATTAAAGATTGACATAGAAGGGGATGAGTGGTACACAATTCAACAGATGGTCTCATCAGGTGCTCTTAATGACGTCAAACAGATCTCCATGGAAACACACTACATGCCTGGAGGAAAGGGCAACCACTCGTTGTCTGCAGCTGAACAGCTGTATTTTTTAAGACAATTATACGATAATGGTTTTAGAATATACATGAGGGAACGAAATTTATGCTGTACTAAACTTTGGCCAGGTTTTAATCATAACATTTCGACTGTGAATgaaatatctttgataaaacTTGCGCAATAA